The sequence TTGAGGTATTGAACTACGTTTAGGCTAGAGGTTCCGAGTGAGTGACGTAGCTAACGATAGCTTCTGGTCGCATCGGTGGAGAGTAGAGATATCCTTGAATTTTGTCACATCCCATTGCGTGCAGTTTTTCTAACTGTTCTTGTTTTTCTACACCTTCCGCAACCAACGACACATTGAGTCGATGCGCAAGTTGAACAATCAACCACACAACACTCTCAGATGTTGAGCTTGTCAGTAAGTTTCTAATAAAGGTGGCATCAATTTTAATACAATCGATAGGGTAGCTATGAATGTAATTTAAGCTTGAATAACCAGTACCGAAATCATCTAGTGCGATCGTGAACCCCTGTCCCCTCAGAAAGTCGAGTGCTGACTTTGTCTCTTGAGTTGGAGATAACAGCACGGTTTCGGTTAGCTCAATGACAAACTCGTTTGCTTTAAAGTGATGCTGTTCAATCGTTCGAGTGAGATAGGAAATATAACGCTTAGAATCGGTAAGCTCATGAGCGGAACAGTTTATTCCAAGCTTAACTTTGTAACCTAAACCACGCTCCAATATTGTTTTAGCACGGCATACCAGTTCGATGATCCGCTCCCCCAGTTTCACTATCAACCCCGACTCTTCCGCCACCTGAATGAACTCTACCGGTGAGATATCGCCATGTCTTTTGGTTTTCCAACGAGTGAGCACCTCGAAATAACCCCATCGTGTATCACATTGATCAACGATTGGTTGCACAACCACATACATCCCATTGTCATTAGGTATATGACTGTCTGAAATGGAGCTGTCAAGTTCACTTCGTAAGGCGGCGATTAACTCGGCTTTTCTTTGGTAACGAACCCTTAGATGAGTGTCGTAACATTGAATGTGCGTATCTTGATTATGCTGGCACTCTTTTAGTGCCAAGCTGGTATTGAAGATGATTTGTTCTACGTCTTTATTATCCCCATCTGAACGGGCAATGCCGATGCTGACGTCAAAATCGATTTTGATATCAACACTACTGTAACCTTGCTTTACCTTATCCAGTATTTGCTCGCAAACCGCTATTGGGTCTGAATGATAGGTAATGAATGCGAACTCATTGCCAGCAGTCCGGAACGTCAGGTTGTTTTCGGGCATGGTTCGGCGCAAGATCTCTGCCACGAACTGAAGCACCTTGTCGCCAATATAATTGCCGTGCATATCATTAATGGCTTTGAAGCAATTGATGTCGAGCAGAGCGAGCGTGAAGGGAGTGACACTCTGCTGAGTGATCGATTCTAAGGTGTCTGATAGACAGCTACGGTTTAATAGCCCAGTTAGGCTGTCGTGTGATACTTCATAGCTGAGTTGATTAACCAGTTGCTCAGAACGGTCGTTGAACCACATCTCACGCAAGGTGTGGATGACGATATCTGCGAACAACTGGTGGTGCTTTATCACGTCTTGTTGCTGGTCTGGGCTAAGAGGCGAGGTAAATGTTGAGAACAACACACCCATGACTTCACCACTCTGACTGCGAGCTGGGATAGCGATTGAGTTCTGTGAGGTAATTTCCTGCCTAAATGCCGATGTTGGTAGCGACTGAACAACATACTGAGCGAACGAGCAATCTGGATGTTTTTGATTGACGGCTTGTTGGTAGATGTGACCATGGCGTGCGTTTATTTTGTCATGCAGTACATGGTCAGAATGGGCAATCACCAAAGGAACCATTTGATCGGGGAAGTGCTTTTTCTCAATGATACTGGTGTATTGAGTACCGAAGGTTTGATGCAAAGTAAGCACGGCAGACTCTAAAAGGTCGATACCTTCCAATTTAAGTAAGCGGCCAATGCGCTCTGTGTCTATCATGCTGTTGCGTGTATCCTGAGTCATAGTCACCATCCGTAGCTAACCAGAATCGTGTGTAAGCTGTATGTGTATGATCTTGTGTATACGATCTTATAACTGCACTGTCTTAAATATTAACAATGCAACTTGCATTAATAATTTTGATATGCGTCTAGTTTATTATTGGTCGAGTTGTACCATTTTTCAAATTTAGTGCGATATGTTTCACAACATTTGACTATTTCGCTCTTTGTCTAGCCTATCTTTTAGGTGGTCTAAAAAGAGCTTGGTTCGTGTATGTGAATAATCAAGCTTAGGGTAGTACGCATAAACCATCACTTCGTCGGCGGTTATATTTGGTAATACTGGAACTAATGTCCCTTGTTTAAGATCCTCTTTGATCATCGCTTTGATGGTTAACAGCACGCCCATTCCTCGCTTCGCAGCATGAAACAAAGCCTCTGGGTTGGTGGTCGCAAAGTTACCGTTCAAAGTGATGCGCTGCCCTTTGGTTAAGGTGACTTCGCGAATAGGACGCTCTCCCCAGATCAAGGAATTGTGTTGTTCCAAATCCTGTTCGCAAGTGGGGTAACCATGTTTGGCGAGATAACTCGGTGCCGCATAGAAACTAGCTTTGTGTTCAAACAAGGGGGTTTTCTTGAAGCTCAAAGAGTTGAGCTGTTCCAGTTCTCTACTGATCACCAGATCCAAGCCTAGCTCAGGTAATTGACCCGGTGTGGTGGTAATGAGTTGCACTCTAATGTCTGGATACTTTTCTAAGAAGTCGTCCATGTATTGCACGAGAAACTTAGAGCCAACAGCAATGGTCGCACCTATCTTTAGCAGGCCTCCAGGGGTTTGGTTAACCGAGCGAGTCTCATCAATAATTGACTGCCAATTGTCGAGTTGGTCTTTGGCCCGCAGGTAAAAGAGTGCACCCGCTTCAGTTTGGCTAATCGAGCGTGTTGTTCGCTTTAATAGTTGAGTGCCGATACGTTCTTCTAGCCAGTTCACTCTTTTGCTGATCGCCGAACTGGTGGTGTTAAGTTTACGAGCAGCACCATTGAAACTGCCTTCTTCTACCACTCTTACATAGCTTTTTACGTTAAGAATCCAATCCATATTATTTCCTGTTGGGACTTAATTAAATTCCGATTTAGCTAATTATCAATTAATGGTTTTGAATGTAAACTCATCTGATGAACAAATAACAAACGAATAGGGAATTTTTTGAGCCAATCGACCTTTAAAAAAACACCGCTACTCTTAGCCATGATGATCATTGCTACAGGACAGGTGGGGGTGAGCATCTACTTACCATCATTGCCGCTAATTGCTTCTGACTTAAGTGTGACTCAGGTAGATGTTCAGCTGCTCGTCACGCTGTTTCTTGTGGGTTTTGGCTTGTCTCAGCTATTTTATGGGCCAATGTCTGATGCTGTTGGAAGAAGACCTATTTTCTTATTAGGTCAGGGTGTTTATTTGATTGGTACTGTCGTTTGTGTTGCGTTTTCTGACAACATGACGGCGCTGGAAGTTGGCCGCTTGCTGCAAGGTCTAGGATCGGGTAGTGCCTCGGTTCTAGGGCGAAGTGTGCTGCGCGACAGCTATGATGGCCCTCAACTGACCAAAGCGTTGTCTTACATTTCGGTCACCGCTTCGATCATGCCGATCATCGCGCCGGTGTTTGGCGGTTGGATCTCATTCCACCTCGGTTGGCAGGCGGTGTTCCTGTTTGTTCTTGTGTATTTACTGGCGATATTCACTCTCGGCTACTTTGTTCTTCATGAAACTTTGCCATACGGGAAGAGCCGCTTTGAAGTCATCCAAGTGGTCAAGAACTATGGGCGTTTGTTGACGAGTCGCCAAGTATTGACCAGTGCCAGTTATAACTGGATGAGCTACATGGCGAGTTTGGTATCTTTATCGCTGTTTCCATTCTTAATGCAAGAACAGTTGGGGCTGACAGCCGCTGAATACGGATCTTTGATGATAGTCCCTTCGGCTGGCTTACTGATCGGTAGCGTGGCTTTGAATTTGCTCAATCGTAGGTTTAGTACTCCGCAATTGATGAGTCTTGCGATTTTGATTATCTTGGCTTCGGGAACTTGGCTTCTTACTCATGAGTTATCCATATTTAACTTAGTTTGGGCGTTTACTTGGTTGGCGATAGCACAAGGCATATCGTTTCCTCTATCGATCAGTATGTTATTAGAACCTCATAAGAAGAAAGCGGGCGCCGTGTCGGCGCTGTCAGGTTCAATCCAGATGTGTTTGGCGGGCTTGCTAGGAGGATATTTGGTGGAAAACTGGGTGACGACTCACTTACAGCTCGGTGTTTTTTATCTGATTATTGGTACTTGCATGGCTACAGTACTTTGTTCTTCAACGAGAATGAATAAGAAAGCCACAGCTACCGAAGTTGAATACAGTTAAGCAACTGAAGTACAGTTAAACAGCTAGCTCGCGATAGTTCAGCAGACAGTCGTTAATACGTTGTATTTGTATGGATGGTTTTCTACAATACCTGCGTCCATTTAATAGGTAATAAACATGCAGCAAAATGAATTTGAAGTACTGGTAAAAGCTATCTGCGCACTAGATGGCCTACCTCAAGCGCTTGAGCTATTGAAATCCAATGAGGATACAGAAGTCGCTGAGGCTGCTGGATCACTGACTGGTCAATTTGCGCTAGCTGAAGTAGACGGTGAAAAGCGCATTTACCACGTGACGCTTCAAGAAAATGAACAAGGCGAAGAGCAAGAGTACATCGAACATGTCATGAATGAAGGCGATGACTTAATCAAATTTGCAGCTTGGTTCTTTGAAACTATGTTTGAATTAAAGCAAAAAGACACATACCAAATTGCGGGTAAAACTTACAGACAGCCAAAGCGCAGCTAGGCTTCTAAGCCATTTGTTTTCTATGTAAGTTGGTTGCTAAGCAATTAGGTTTCTAAAAAACTATTTTTAAAGCAGCTCTCTTGAGCTGCTTTTTTTATGGATGTTTAAAATGAAGATTTTAATTGTAACGTAATAGTTGGCTTACACTGAAAGTGTGATTTAGATCTTGTTTTTGGGCGCTTTAAGTGTAGAATCCGCGCATAAGAAAATCGATTATGTGCGGAGATAAGCATGAATTACGAACTAGGCCACGCA comes from Vibrio syngnathi and encodes:
- a CDS encoding multidrug effflux MFS transporter, which translates into the protein MSQSTFKKTPLLLAMMIIATGQVGVSIYLPSLPLIASDLSVTQVDVQLLVTLFLVGFGLSQLFYGPMSDAVGRRPIFLLGQGVYLIGTVVCVAFSDNMTALEVGRLLQGLGSGSASVLGRSVLRDSYDGPQLTKALSYISVTASIMPIIAPVFGGWISFHLGWQAVFLFVLVYLLAIFTLGYFVLHETLPYGKSRFEVIQVVKNYGRLLTSRQVLTSASYNWMSYMASLVSLSLFPFLMQEQLGLTAAEYGSLMIVPSAGLLIGSVALNLLNRRFSTPQLMSLAILIILASGTWLLTHELSIFNLVWAFTWLAIAQGISFPLSISMLLEPHKKKAGAVSALSGSIQMCLAGLLGGYLVENWVTTHLQLGVFYLIIGTCMATVLCSSTRMNKKATATEVEYS
- a CDS encoding LysR family transcriptional regulator, with product MDWILNVKSYVRVVEEGSFNGAARKLNTTSSAISKRVNWLEERIGTQLLKRTTRSISQTEAGALFYLRAKDQLDNWQSIIDETRSVNQTPGGLLKIGATIAVGSKFLVQYMDDFLEKYPDIRVQLITTTPGQLPELGLDLVISRELEQLNSLSFKKTPLFEHKASFYAAPSYLAKHGYPTCEQDLEQHNSLIWGERPIREVTLTKGQRITLNGNFATTNPEALFHAAKRGMGVLLTIKAMIKEDLKQGTLVPVLPNITADEVMVYAYYPKLDYSHTRTKLFLDHLKDRLDKERNSQML
- a CDS encoding putative bifunctional diguanylate cyclase/phosphodiesterase, which produces MTQDTRNSMIDTERIGRLLKLEGIDLLESAVLTLHQTFGTQYTSIIEKKHFPDQMVPLVIAHSDHVLHDKINARHGHIYQQAVNQKHPDCSFAQYVVQSLPTSAFRQEITSQNSIAIPARSQSGEVMGVLFSTFTSPLSPDQQQDVIKHHQLFADIVIHTLREMWFNDRSEQLVNQLSYEVSHDSLTGLLNRSCLSDTLESITQQSVTPFTLALLDINCFKAINDMHGNYIGDKVLQFVAEILRRTMPENNLTFRTAGNEFAFITYHSDPIAVCEQILDKVKQGYSSVDIKIDFDVSIGIARSDGDNKDVEQIIFNTSLALKECQHNQDTHIQCYDTHLRVRYQRKAELIAALRSELDSSISDSHIPNDNGMYVVVQPIVDQCDTRWGYFEVLTRWKTKRHGDISPVEFIQVAEESGLIVKLGERIIELVCRAKTILERGLGYKVKLGINCSAHELTDSKRYISYLTRTIEQHHFKANEFVIELTETVLLSPTQETKSALDFLRGQGFTIALDDFGTGYSSLNYIHSYPIDCIKIDATFIRNLLTSSTSESVVWLIVQLAHRLNVSLVAEGVEKQEQLEKLHAMGCDKIQGYLYSPPMRPEAIVSYVTHSEPLA